The genome window GGCAAAGGTTGTGTCCTTCAGCTGGTCAGGGAGGCATTGTCTGAGTGCTTCACGTGCCCTGGGATTATCTGAGAGTCGAAGGTAGCATCTTACTACATGCTTCAGTAGACGGGCAGACGGTTCTTTGGATAGCTGCAGGACCATTTTACCCAAGATCATGGCAACATGGGAAAAACACTCATCTGTCTGACAAATATAGGCCAAACCAGTGTCATCCAAGAGGATCTTCTGGAGGATAAATGTGGCAACCGTTTTAGAAAGTTCACGTCCAGATTCCATAATGCGCAAACACAAAGGGATGGTTTCTGTTGTCAATAAAAAGTTGATTACTTCTTGTTCGTCTGTTTTAACCAAGGCCCCAATAACTCTGAGGCTGGTGAGCCGAAGATATTCAAAGGGACGAGTTTTGCTGACTGTGTGCAAAAAGGGGTACAAAAAAGTGGGATGTGTGCTGCAAGAAGAGCTGACCTGGTCTCCGGGTGTGAGACCACACACTGCAGCAACGCTAAAGCATTGCAAACTCTGTTAGACTGGCGTGCTGTCGAAGTTGGAGGGTTGATAGATGGATAAATATTTACAATTTCCTGTAAAAGTGCTGCAATAGTACCACATGAATGCCTCAGCATGGGTGCCAGGTCAGGGACAGACTCTCGCTTCTGGCTTAGCTCTAGCAAAGCATTTTCCCTCGTCTCAGGACTGGACAGTTCATTGATCCACTGATAGATCTTCTCTCTGTCCACTTGGGCCAGTGCAGTAGGCACAGGCCCTGCCATCGCCAGGCTGTGCATGTTGGGAGCAGCCACCGCTCTCCTCCTTCCACTGGACGGACGCGCCGTCTGGAGGGACGCGCCGTACCCGTGTACCAGCTTCAGTGGCTGTGCAGCCCATGATGAAGAGCCGCCATCCGCCTCCGGCTTGCTCCTCCCCCTTCGCAGCCCTCTCTTCTTAGGAACTCTTAAAGTAACTGACCAAGCAAACTGATTAACCTTTCAACCTTGTGAGCGTCTGCAggatttcctcttccttttgtatTTCCCGGATAGTACCCATTTTTCATTACTTTCGTCATCTCATCACTATTGAAACTTGTCCTTTTTCCATATTACTTATGAACTATGTATGCAGTCGCAACCACATACTGCAGAAAAGGCATGTCTCTGCAGTGGGACCTGGCTGTGGTGAGAGTCGTTATAACTGGTCTCTTCCAGTCCTACATTTTTATTGTTGGGTCGATTCTAAATCGCACACTTTTAGACACATTCCTACTGAATTTTGTGCTTTTGAAGTAACACAATGCTCTAATATGCTGTGCTCATTTAAAAATTACCTCCTTCTGAATTCCACCAATTCTCTGAGTATGGAAAGTGTTTTTTGTACCCATGGTCaaggcttttcttccttttttttttctttcttttggttttttgagacagggtttctctgtgtagctttgcgcctgtcctgggacttactttgtaggccaggctggcctcgaactcacagagatccatctacctttgtctcccgagtgctaggattaaaggcgggcaccaccaccgcccggtggtcAAGGCTTTTCTACAACACTCATCTGGTAACCTGCTTCATAAAAATGCTATACACTTCTTAGTTGATTTCTGTTAGCTGCTTATTACTTTCTGTCCCTTAGGATCTAACATTTCTAGAAGATAGTTCACCGAGATAACCAAACCAAATAAGACAATGAAAGcaagggaaataaaaatactaagtaGTTTTTTATTCCTTTGTCACTCTGCAAACTCAAAACTTCATATGTACTTATCACTTTAAATGTCTCCTTAATCCAGTATCCTAAGAAAGGGCAATATAATAAATTCTCATTTACTTTTGATAAGTAATTTATTAAAGAATTCAGTGCTTACAAGAATACTACAAAACCACAAACATTAGTCAGAGTTCCCcattagtgatttttttatattagtaGGTATTTCTGGGATTATACTATTTAAGTGTattataataacatttttaaacttaTAGGAAGGTTGGAAGTTGAAAAATGAGTACCCACCAGCTAGAGTCTACAATTAACTCTTTACTAAACATACACTACTGTatctctgtctgtccattttgacTGTTGTAGATGTTTCCATCAATCTAAACTGCAGGTCTTATTATGATTCAACTTTCAACACCTTCCAACCCCAGCGGTGCGGTGGTTTGAATACGAATGGCCACCACagactcacgtgtttgaatgcttgacccatagagagtggcactattaggaagtgtggtcttgttggagtagctatggtcttgtttgaggaagtgtgtcactgtggaggcagggttTGAGGTCTCCTATTCTCAAACTATGCCCAGTATGGTACACAGACTCCTGCTGAATGTTTGGCCCATAAGGGGTGCGACTGTTAGGAGGTACggccttgttaaaggaagtgtgtcactgtgcaggtaggctttgagatctcctatgctcaaactaCACCCACTATAGCACACAAAAacctcctgttgcctgtggatcaagatgtagacctctcagctccttctccagtaccatgtctgcctgcatgtcaccatgcttcccaccatgatgataatggactaaacctctgaacctgtaagccagcctcaattaaatgttttcctttataagatttgctgtggtaattgtgtcttttcacagtaataaaactctaagacaagTGACAACCACTTCTGTGGTAATTTTTCACTTTCTACTGGTTCTACTATTAGAGAATACCAAACGCTATATATGCTCTTGTGTAAGATTTCTTCCCACTCAGCaatgtgtgtttttcttctcctttctgcaGTGGTTGGTATTCTGTTTCATGTGTGTACTAAATTTGTTTAGCCATTGATCTTACATTCTTTAGGAAATCACAATAAAAATGATCATCATTAGATGCATGGTGCATGGTAATTTAGTGGTGCATTCCTCCAAGCCAAGCAATCAGGAGAatggagagttcaaagccagcctgagttgcATAGTGAagccttgtttcaaaacaaaaacaaaacaaagaaaaagcccagTATAAACATCTAATGATGAAAAATGCTCTCCTAGAAAATATCAACATAACAGAATAACATTTCCATGCCTCCCTTTAGGCTTATAGGACTTAACAAACCCCTCATGGTCTATAAGAGAGTGATAACCAAGCATCCTTTGTTTGACCCCAGCTTGTCTATGCAGCAGAGAAGCATCCAGAGGTAGCACTAAACTAAGCTGCTTGTAATCATGAAGGGAGCCAgaaggcaaacaaaacaacaacaaagaaactgtTATTCCATTCCCatctacctaaaaaaaaaaaaaaagtcagtcctGATCAGGGGTGATTTGAAGTCAACCATGTGTCAAGATAGGTTTgctgatttttcctttcttgtgaAAAGTGGAAATGGAGACTATTGCTGATGTCTACTTAACATCACTTCTGGGCTACTTACCATCTGCCATGAGAGATTTCACAGCCTTCTACAGTAAACGTCAAGAGCCCCACACCTGTAAGCCCTGTGTACTTTCCTGAGCATTTGCAGACACATGCTATCCCACTCAGGTCCCACAGCTGAAAGGGTGCTAGAcaatattattatatacatatatattatagagagagagacaataatatatatatatatatacattagtATATACAGTtgattgttgcagaatatttgtgtacagggtgatgatgtgtctttgccaaggcaccttctgattgatttaataaagagctgaatagccaatagctaggcaggaacaGGATAGGAGTActtcagaggagagagagaactctgggaagaagaaaggtggagacaCCAGCGAGACTCCAAACGAGTCAGACGtacagtacagaggagaggtaactgagcaatgtggcagaatgtagattaatagaagcagattaatttgagttataagagctagctgagaaaaagcctaagctaaggccaagctttcataattaataacaagtctccatgtctttatttgggggctggcaagcCAAAGACAGTCCAACAAGAAAGCATGCTGCCGTTGATAGAGAAGTGAGCCAAGCACTCTGGCTTAGCCCTGCaatgccagcacccaggaggctatGGCAGATTAGGCAGTCCAAGCCTGGCTATGTggtaggtttgaggccagcatgggctacacagtaaaatcttggtgaggaaaagggaagaagagagggagaagaagggaaaacCAAGAAATGTAGATTGTGAGCAACTAAA of Peromyscus leucopus breed LL Stock chromosome 5, UCI_PerLeu_2.1, whole genome shotgun sequence contains these proteins:
- the LOC114693938 gene encoding LOW QUALITY PROTEIN: CCR4-NOT transcription complex subunit 9-like (The sequence of the model RefSeq protein was modified relative to this genomic sequence to represent the inferred CDS: inserted 1 base in 1 codon), which codes for MHSLAMAGPVPTALAQVDREKIYQWINELSSPETRENALLELSQKRESVPDLAPMLRHSCGTIAALLQEIVNIYPSINPPTSTARQSNRVCNALALLQCVVSHPETRSALLAAHIPXFLYPFLHTVSKTRPFEYLRLTSLRVIGALVKTDEQEVINFLLTTETIPLCLRIMESGRELSKTVATFILQKILLDDTGLAYICQTDECFSHVAMILGKMVLQLSKEPSARLLKHVVRCYLRLSDNPRAREALRQCLPDQLKDTTFAQVLKDDTTKKRWLAQLVKNLQESQVTDPWGIPLPPQ